A region of the Halorussus salilacus genome:
ACGGACGCGAACGCGACCAGAACGGCGGACTCGTAGACGTTCCCCTCTCCCGTCGCGACGAGGCTCACGGCTCCGAGCGCCGCCCCCGCGACCAGCAACGCGAGCCACGCGACCGCGACCGTCCGGCCCGACGGGAGCCACGCGAAGCGCCCGCCCGGCGTCAGGAGGCGTCGGTCGCGGCCCGCGACCGCGCTCGCGATGGCCAGCGCCAGACCCGCCACCATGGCGAGGCCGATTCCCCGGTACAGCACGTACACGTCCTGACTCGGCGTCCAGACGAGGAGCCACAGCGACTGGACCGCACCGACGGCGAACACGCCCAGTCCGAGCGCGGCGAACGACGGCCTGCGCCGACGACGCGACACCACGAGGACCGCGACGACGACGCCGAGCAGGAACCCCAGCAAGTGGGCCTGAAACGCGATGCCAGCCCACCCCGGCGGTGACGGCCCACCGGCTTCGACCGTCTCGCGGACGACCGGCTGCGTGAGCGCGTCGAGCGTGACCGACAGGACCGAGGACGCCACGACCCCGACGACGGCCGCGAGGGGGCGCAGGACGGCCGCGAACCCCACGAGGGCGAACACCACGCCCGAGAAGCCGAGTCCCGGCCCGAGCGAGAAGACGGCGGTCACCAGCGCGGCCGCGAACAGCGCCGCCGGGAACGCCACGAACGCCCGGAACCACGGACGGCCGAGGAGGCCGCCGCGACGGGCGTCCGTCGCGGCGGTCTCCCCACCGGTGGGGAGACCGCGCCGTCGGGCGCGGCGCTCCCGACGCGGCCGGTGGCCCCAGGCGTACTCGGCGATGGACCCGAAGACCAGAGTCGCCGTCACGTTCGAGACGAGGTGGGCGAGTCCGGCGTGTGCGATTCCGGCGGTGAGTAACCCGGTCGGATAGAAGTACGACCACGTAACGAACGGCAGGACGAGGGGGTCGCTCGGACGCTCGAAACCGCCCTGAACCACGAGATAGAACCCGACGACCGCGCTGGCGGCGAGGAGGGTTCCCCACGGCACACCGTAGAGCAGTCGCTCGTCGAGGGCGGCGTACCAGCGACCGCGGCCGTCGACGTACCACGCGCTGGCGAGGACGACCGCCAGCGCCCCGGCGAGCCCGACTTGGGTCGGGGTTATTTCCATACCCTCCGAATTCGAACACCACGCCCATCAATAGTTCGGTCGATAGACCGGCGAGTCCCGGGCGTCGAACCTCTCACCTTTTAATCCGCGCCCCGACAACAGTTCCCACATGAAGGCCGCAGTCCTGCGCGAATACGGCGAACCCCTCGAAATCGAAGACGTCCCAGCGCCCGACCCGGACCCCCACGGCGTCGTCGTCGAGACCGAAGCCTGCGGCGTCTGTCGGAGCGACTGGCACGCGTGGCAGGGCCACGGCGAATGGGCCGACGACCGGGTTCCGAAGGGCCAGATACTCGGCCACGAACCCGCGGGCACCGTGGTCGCGGTCGGCGACTCGGTCGAGCGAATCCGGGAGGGCGACCGCATCGCGGTCCCGTTCAACCTCGGTCGGGGCGACTGCGAGTACTGCCGGAACGGCCACGGAAACGTCTGTGCCGGCGGCCTCGCGCTCGGGTTCGAGGCCGACGCGCCCGGCGCGTTCGCCGAGCGGGTCCACGTCCCCGACGCCGATTACAACGCGGTCGGCCTGCCCGCGGGCGTCTCGCCCACCGAGATGGCGAGTCTCGGCTGTCGGTTCGCGACCGCGTACCACGGGCTGGCCCACCGCGCCGACCTCGCGCCCGGCGACTGGGTCGCGGTCCACGGCTGTGGCGGGGTCGGCCTCTCGGCGGTCCACGTTGCCGACGCGCTCGGGGCGAACGTGGTCGCGGTGGACCTCGCCGACGGGAAGCTGGTGAAGGCCCGCGAGCTGGGTGCCGACGAGACCGTGAACGCCGGGGACGTGGACGCCGGGGACGCCGCCGACGGCGGCGTCCCCGCCGCGATTCGGGGGCTCACCGACGGCGGCGCGCACGTCTCGGTCGACGCACTCGGCATCGCAGAGACGGTTCGCAACTCGGTCGCGTGTCTCCGCAAGCGCGGCCAGCACCTCCAGCTCGGGCTGACGACCGACGAGGAGCGCGGGGAGGTCTCGCTCCCCACCGACGCGATGACGATGAGCGAAATCACGTTCCTCGGGTCGCGCGGGATGCCGCCGACCCGGTACGACGAACTCCTCCGGATGATGGACCGAGGGACCGTCTCGCCCGCCGACCTCGTGACCGCGGAGGTCGGCCTGTCGGACGTGCCCGACCGACTCGCGGCGATGGGCGACTACGGGACCGTCGGAATCGAGGTCGTCACGGAGTTCTGAGCGCGTTTGCGGAATCGCAAACGGACTGCCTCGGCGTGGGGTGTCAAAACTTAACACCTCCGGACGAGGAGTTGGGGAGAGACGATGGCTCTCCCGGACCGACGACTCTCCCACGTCCTCGCCAAGTGCGAGACCGACCGCGCGCCCGACCCGCGGGTCACTGTCTTCGACGTATCCGCGGAATCGACCGACAGCGCCGTCCTGCTCTCGGGAGTAGTACTCACCGACCACCTGAAGGCCCGCGCGGTCGAGGCCGTCGAGGCCGCGACCGACCGGCCGGTCGCGGCCACCGACGTGACCGCGCTGGAGCGGTCGGCCCGCGACCGAACCGTCACCGCGCCGGTCGCGCCGGTCCGGGGCGAGCCCGACGAGGACGCCGAGCAGGTGACGCAGGTGCTGTACGGCGCGGACCTGACGGCCTACGACGCCGAGGACGGTTGGCGGCGCGTCCGGGTTCCGGACGGCTACGTCGGGTGGGTCGACCGGACCTGCGTGGGCGTTCCGACCGAGATTTCGGCCGACGCCGCGGTGACCGCGACGAGACTCGACGTGGCGGCCGACCCCGGAACGATGTACGCGGGCACCGAGTGCGAGATAATCGAGGACGCCGACCCCGCGCGGGTCCGGTTCCGGACGGGAGTCGAGCACTCGGTGCCCCGCGAGGCGGTCGGAGAGCGGCCCGCG
Encoded here:
- a CDS encoding rhomboid family intramembrane serine protease, whose protein sequence is MEITPTQVGLAGALAVVLASAWYVDGRGRWYAALDERLLYGVPWGTLLAASAVVGFYLVVQGGFERPSDPLVLPFVTWSYFYPTGLLTAGIAHAGLAHLVSNVTATLVFGSIAEYAWGHRPRRERRARRRGLPTGGETAATDARRGGLLGRPWFRAFVAFPAALFAAALVTAVFSLGPGLGFSGVVFALVGFAAVLRPLAAVVGVVASSVLSVTLDALTQPVVRETVEAGGPSPPGWAGIAFQAHLLGFLLGVVVAVLVVSRRRRRPSFAALGLGVFAVGAVQSLWLLVWTPSQDVYVLYRGIGLAMVAGLALAIASAVAGRDRRLLTPGGRFAWLPSGRTVAVAWLALLVAGAALGAVSLVATGEGNVYESAVLVAFASVLAVPALVALAPDDRLPSTASWRGGAVVAIAVFTALVAVVSVPVGLTVVGADAMPEGGVSAGDYAVTYAENATSGQQWLVDTGDEATDEPTSVSGVIVASDDRELWTVGLDRRTLAFRGEGNVTVGGVGWRETVRAERTGWEVLGNDTAYAVDLEPGAGGETVRAFTSDGSRASAEVDGRRLEVVPTPEGFEVAVLTDGETVDAVPVPETNESADVGDLTVTAVDGDDGTRLMAESGDTRVRFAERETYR
- a CDS encoding zinc-dependent alcohol dehydrogenase family protein, producing the protein MKAAVLREYGEPLEIEDVPAPDPDPHGVVVETEACGVCRSDWHAWQGHGEWADDRVPKGQILGHEPAGTVVAVGDSVERIREGDRIAVPFNLGRGDCEYCRNGHGNVCAGGLALGFEADAPGAFAERVHVPDADYNAVGLPAGVSPTEMASLGCRFATAYHGLAHRADLAPGDWVAVHGCGGVGLSAVHVADALGANVVAVDLADGKLVKARELGADETVNAGDVDAGDAADGGVPAAIRGLTDGGAHVSVDALGIAETVRNSVACLRKRGQHLQLGLTTDEERGEVSLPTDAMTMSEITFLGSRGMPPTRYDELLRMMDRGTVSPADLVTAEVGLSDVPDRLAAMGDYGTVGIEVVTEF
- a CDS encoding C40 family peptidase, producing the protein MALPDRRLSHVLAKCETDRAPDPRVTVFDVSAESTDSAVLLSGVVLTDHLKARAVEAVEAATDRPVAATDVTALERSARDRTVTAPVAPVRGEPDEDAEQVTQVLYGADLTAYDAEDGWRRVRVPDGYVGWVDRTCVGVPTEISADAAVTATRLDVAADPGTMYAGTECEIIEDADPARVRFRTGVEHSVPREAVGERPAGRSPTGDEVVETAREYLGTEYVWGGMTVEGIDCSGLTWMAYRRNGLTLPRDADLQRKMGEEVARGDLEPGDLLFFPGHVALSLGGERVIHAEGEAGEVVVDSLDPDADRYNERLDEGFELATRLV